The Sorangiineae bacterium MSr11367 genome window below encodes:
- a CDS encoding carbonic anhydrase yields MSKVREEVLQANAVYVRDFGEKGKLALPPVRRFSILTCMDARIDPAKLAGLREGDAHVIRNAGGRASDDAIRSLVISYKLLGTREWFVIHHSNCGMELFTDEIIRELLASSLKTSSHDGKSWKDPGKREGSRQGDFIDWLTIREQAESVTTDVERIRTHPLVPGDIPIYGYVYQVESGRLVEVPDATQAGQAR; encoded by the coding sequence ATGAGCAAGGTCCGTGAAGAAGTTCTCCAGGCCAACGCGGTGTACGTGCGCGACTTCGGCGAGAAGGGAAAGCTCGCCCTGCCGCCGGTGCGTCGGTTCTCGATTCTGACGTGCATGGACGCGCGCATCGATCCGGCGAAGCTCGCTGGACTGCGGGAAGGCGATGCGCACGTCATCCGAAATGCCGGCGGACGCGCGAGCGACGATGCGATCCGCTCGCTGGTCATTTCGTACAAGCTCCTCGGGACGCGGGAGTGGTTCGTCATCCACCACAGCAACTGCGGCATGGAGCTCTTCACCGACGAGATCATCCGCGAGCTTTTGGCCTCGAGCCTGAAGACGTCGAGCCACGACGGGAAATCGTGGAAGGATCCCGGAAAGCGCGAAGGCTCGCGCCAGGGTGATTTCATCGACTGGCTCACCATCCGCGAGCAAGCCGAAAGCGTCACCACCGACGTGGAGCGCATTCGGACGCATCCCCTCGTTCCCGGGGATATCCCCATCTATGGCTACGTCTACCAGGTCGAGAGCGGCCGCCTGGTCGAGGTCCCGGACGCGACGCAGGCAGGCCAGGCGCGGTAG
- a CDS encoding amidase, with amino-acid sequence MDDVLDASALEQVELLRDGKVSSEELVRGYLKRIERLDPKIHAFVSVQARRAIASARWKDRLLRRSSKHDKSELPAFHGVPIGIKDLNIVRGTVTRWGSGGSLPVVLPVDDYTVQPLRRAGFVFLGKLATSEIGAMPVTEPDIHPPTRNPWSLEHSAGGSSGGSGAALAAGMLPVAQGSDGGGSIRIPSAFCHLVGLKPSRGRLRNSYGIPDQSILYTSGPMAHTVDDAAAMLDVMSEVTFGRPHWAPPPPRPFAELARERPSALQIRVLTRTPLAETHPEIAAAVERVAKELQDLGHHVEPGPQLDGSVEEFAPLWQTLVGTFPLARWKKTQPITRWLVESGRKHEPTAMRELHAALDARWRPVIESVDLWLTPTVPQPAPRVGAFRDLPPEQGFAAAAQIAGYTAIFNLTGLPAISLPIGLMQDGRPFGLQIAGRMFSEGLLLAVARQIEERFPWRHRRPPALA; translated from the coding sequence ATGGATGACGTTCTGGATGCGAGCGCGCTCGAGCAAGTCGAACTTCTGCGAGACGGCAAGGTTTCCAGCGAGGAACTGGTCCGCGGCTACTTGAAACGGATCGAGCGGCTCGATCCGAAGATCCACGCCTTCGTCAGCGTCCAAGCGCGCCGGGCGATCGCCTCCGCGCGCTGGAAAGATCGGCTTCTCCGTCGTAGCAGCAAGCACGACAAGAGCGAGCTGCCCGCCTTTCACGGCGTCCCCATTGGCATCAAGGATCTGAACATCGTCCGCGGCACCGTCACGCGGTGGGGCTCGGGCGGCTCGTTGCCCGTGGTTCTTCCCGTGGACGACTACACCGTGCAGCCTCTGCGGCGCGCGGGCTTCGTCTTCCTCGGCAAGCTGGCCACGTCGGAAATCGGGGCCATGCCGGTGACCGAGCCGGACATCCACCCGCCCACGCGCAACCCGTGGTCGCTCGAGCACAGCGCCGGCGGTTCCAGTGGCGGATCGGGTGCGGCGCTCGCGGCGGGCATGCTTCCCGTCGCACAAGGTTCCGACGGCGGGGGATCCATTCGCATCCCCTCTGCCTTTTGCCATCTGGTGGGCCTCAAGCCCTCGCGCGGGCGTTTGCGCAATTCGTACGGCATTCCCGATCAAAGCATTCTGTACACCTCGGGCCCCATGGCCCACACCGTCGACGATGCGGCCGCGATGCTCGATGTCATGTCCGAGGTCACCTTCGGCCGCCCGCATTGGGCACCGCCCCCGCCCCGTCCCTTCGCAGAGCTCGCGCGCGAGCGTCCGTCCGCACTGCAGATCCGCGTCCTCACGCGCACGCCCCTCGCGGAAACGCACCCCGAAATCGCCGCCGCCGTCGAACGGGTAGCCAAGGAACTGCAGGACCTCGGTCACCACGTCGAACCCGGCCCGCAGCTCGATGGCTCGGTGGAGGAATTTGCGCCGCTCTGGCAAACCCTGGTCGGCACCTTCCCGCTCGCACGCTGGAAGAAGACGCAGCCCATCACACGCTGGCTCGTCGAATCGGGCCGAAAGCACGAGCCTACCGCCATGCGCGAGCTTCACGCCGCACTGGACGCGCGCTGGCGCCCGGTGATCGAAAGCGTGGATCTCTGGCTCACGCCCACCGTTCCCCAGCCGGCCCCGCGTGTGGGCGCCTTCCGCGATTTGCCACCCGAGCAAGGCTTCGCCGCCGCCGCCCAAATCGCAGGCTACACGGCGATCTTCAACCTGACGGGGCTACCCGCCATCAGCCTGCCCATCGGCCTGATGCAGGACGGGCGCCCCTTCGGACTGCAAATCGCCGGCCGCATGTTCTCGGAGGGCCTGCTACTGGCGGTGGCGCGCCAAATCGAAGAGCGCTTTCCTTGGCGCCACCGCCGACCGCCGGCCCTTGCCTGA
- a CDS encoding CoA-binding protein yields MHEKVIDEPRGIEELLVRTHRIAVLGIKTEAQANQPAFYVPQYLVNAGFDVIPVPVYYPDAKIILGRPVVRRLADVPPPVDMVNVFRRPEDLMPHLDDILAAKPASVWLQQGIRHDAFAERLAESGITVVQDRCLMVEARMRGTRLRR; encoded by the coding sequence ATGCATGAGAAGGTCATCGACGAGCCGCGGGGGATCGAAGAGCTGCTCGTACGCACTCACCGCATCGCGGTGCTCGGCATCAAGACGGAAGCGCAGGCCAACCAGCCTGCCTTCTACGTGCCGCAGTACCTCGTGAACGCCGGCTTCGACGTCATCCCCGTCCCCGTTTATTACCCGGATGCAAAGATCATCCTCGGCCGCCCCGTCGTCCGCCGTCTTGCGGATGTGCCGCCCCCGGTCGACATGGTGAACGTCTTCCGCCGTCCCGAAGATCTGATGCCCCATCTCGACGATATCCTCGCCGCCAAGCCCGCGAGCGTCTGGCTCCAACAAGGCATCCGCCACGATGCCTTCGCCGAGCGCCTCGCCGAGAGTGGAATCACCGTCGTGCAGGATCGCTGCCTGATGGTGGAAGCAAGGATGCGCGGGACGCGGCTGCGCCGATGA
- a CDS encoding VOC family protein → MIQIREIDHLVVRVVDLDASLRFYCNVLGCRIERRQDEIGLIQLRAGRSMVDLVPLDGKLGGAGGAPPGEEGRNVDHFCFRIDPWDEKGIVAHLATFGIDAGEVAARFGAEGEGPSIYVRDPDGNVVELKGPPYRN, encoded by the coding sequence ATGATTCAGATCCGAGAAATCGATCACCTCGTCGTGCGCGTCGTCGATCTGGACGCATCGCTGCGCTTCTACTGCAACGTCCTCGGCTGTCGCATCGAACGGCGCCAGGACGAAATCGGACTCATCCAACTCCGCGCCGGCCGCTCCATGGTCGACTTGGTGCCCCTCGACGGAAAGCTCGGGGGCGCCGGCGGTGCTCCCCCTGGCGAGGAAGGGCGCAACGTCGACCATTTCTGCTTCCGCATCGATCCCTGGGACGAAAAGGGCATCGTCGCGCACCTGGCCACCTTCGGCATCGATGCGGGCGAGGTCGCCGCCCGCTTCGGCGCCGAGGGCGAAGGGCCTTCGATCTACGTGCGCGATCCCGATGGCAACGTGGTCGAGCTCAAAGGCCCTCCTTATCGCAACTGA
- a CDS encoding NUDIX domain-containing protein produces MVSHAHVLEIVDLYAERFPERAAALAPLRALLAESADVTSRLEFRGHVTCGAVVRDAEGRVLLVHHRALDRWLMPGGHLEAGDRTLLGAAARELVEEVGFPPDALRVPFVWHEVPVHIDCHGIPANPKKGEPSHEHWDFRYVFEVSDAAAITLQAEEVLDAAWRSPAEHSQQLVDILSAAAAFNPALPR; encoded by the coding sequence ATGGTCTCCCACGCCCACGTGCTCGAAATCGTCGATCTCTACGCCGAGCGATTCCCCGAGCGTGCCGCCGCTCTCGCGCCGCTGCGCGCGCTCCTTGCAGAAAGCGCGGATGTGACGTCGCGCCTCGAGTTTCGCGGGCACGTCACATGTGGGGCGGTCGTGCGCGATGCCGAGGGGCGCGTGCTCTTGGTGCACCACCGCGCGCTCGATCGGTGGCTCATGCCCGGCGGGCACCTGGAGGCCGGCGACCGCACGTTGCTCGGCGCCGCTGCGCGCGAGCTGGTGGAAGAAGTCGGCTTTCCGCCCGATGCCCTGCGGGTGCCCTTCGTGTGGCACGAGGTGCCGGTTCATATCGACTGCCATGGGATCCCGGCCAACCCGAAGAAGGGCGAACCGTCCCACGAGCACTGGGACTTCCGCTACGTGTTCGAGGTCTCCGATGCGGCGGCGATCACCTTGCAGGCCGAGGAGGTGCTCGATGCCGCCTGGCGCTCCCCGGCGGAGCACTCGCAGCAGCTGGTCGACATCTTGAGCGCCGCCGCCGCGTTCAACCCCGCGTTGCCTCGATGA
- a CDS encoding SAM-dependent methyltransferase, producing the protein MSGNKTKFVPSETGSNDLSFIETTALIVAYHRSLEHARPDRLFADPFAAAFVEAAQAEGIASDTMPAAPTDYFAVRTRFFDEYLLKAVHAGCRQMVTLAAGLDARAFRLQLPRGVRLFEVELATMLRFKESVLSTLRARRECDRVLVPTDLRDDWPAALVEAGFDTSVPTAWLVEGLLFYLTNEDGDRLLQRVTKLSAPGSWLGAEHVNHATIDVMAAVLSRLAQGGAPWQSFIENPDAWMARLGWVSRVSPHDELALRYGRPLELGAFPAGKQPKAWLIEATRG; encoded by the coding sequence ATGTCGGGCAATAAAACGAAATTCGTACCTTCCGAAACTGGTTCGAATGACCTCTCCTTCATCGAAACGACGGCCCTGATCGTCGCGTACCATCGCTCGTTGGAGCACGCGCGGCCGGATCGGCTCTTCGCCGATCCGTTCGCGGCGGCCTTCGTCGAGGCGGCGCAGGCCGAGGGCATCGCGAGCGACACGATGCCGGCCGCGCCCACGGACTACTTTGCCGTGCGCACGCGCTTCTTCGATGAGTACCTATTGAAGGCGGTCCATGCGGGGTGTCGGCAGATGGTGACCTTGGCCGCGGGCCTCGATGCGCGGGCCTTTCGCCTGCAACTGCCGCGGGGGGTGCGCCTCTTCGAGGTGGAACTCGCCACCATGCTGCGCTTCAAGGAGAGCGTGCTCTCGACGCTCCGGGCGCGGCGCGAATGCGATCGGGTCCTGGTTCCGACGGATCTGCGCGACGACTGGCCGGCGGCCCTGGTCGAGGCGGGCTTCGATACGTCCGTCCCCACGGCTTGGCTGGTCGAGGGGCTCCTCTTCTATCTGACCAACGAGGACGGCGATCGCTTGCTCCAACGCGTCACGAAGCTCTCTGCGCCGGGAAGCTGGCTCGGTGCGGAGCACGTCAACCACGCGACCATCGACGTGATGGCCGCCGTTCTTTCGCGGCTCGCGCAGGGCGGCGCCCCGTGGCAATCGTTCATCGAGAACCCGGATGCCTGGATGGCGCGACTCGGCTGGGTCTCGCGGGTCTCACCCCACGACGAACTGGCCCTGCGCTACGGGCGGCCTCTGGAGCTCGGCGCCTTTCCTGCTGGAAAGCAGCCCAAGGCTTGGCTCATCGAGGCAACGCGGGGTTGA
- a CDS encoding serine/threonine protein kinase: MGEPNRASSSMVLPTIGRYRIIAQLGAGGMAEVYLAVMMGQRGFNKLVVLKVPRSNVAANPGLLGMFIDEARVAARLNHPNVVQTYEVVHEEERDIIVMEYLDGYPLSKVIAQGRKLGSQLPLWMHYEVLIHAMTGLHYAHEAKDFDGSALNLVHRDVSPHNIFVTFDRQVKILDFGIAKARTSTHETEVGTFKGKVRYMPAEQLTGNNVDRRADVFALGVAIWEAAVGEPLWRGKSDIEVMGATLAGEVPMPRDVNPDVPHAIDLICRKAMAHRKEDRYPTCLDLQADLEAYLASLPGAKGLKPIVGYMQMLFAEPRAERQALIERQLAKAELLTGEYPHLGSTSASQVGILPSIPLISAARSESDPHLPVGQSLYPDLASASGATMSRSRVMAQQPPGRNKMAFLALGVLAFAGLVAIWLLFVRKNEQVADKGTGKASATEQKLPATAEISTQEPNALKVTVFVRAEPSSAKIYLDDSVTALDANPQILSLVKNSVHTIRAEAKGYAPKTIGITLEADKEALVVLEKDKSDAPSTWSRPSRSKGAASAAKEPAPSVDPTPSAPPGFLTLDTYPWTHVSENGKVLGQTPIVHLTLPAGDHVLVLENPEQGLKQTYPVTIKSGETLNKRLGLK, from the coding sequence ATGGGGGAGCCCAACCGGGCCAGTAGCAGCATGGTGCTTCCGACAATCGGTCGTTACCGAATCATCGCGCAGCTCGGTGCGGGCGGCATGGCCGAGGTGTACCTCGCGGTCATGATGGGACAGCGCGGCTTCAACAAGCTCGTTGTCTTGAAAGTGCCCCGCAGCAACGTCGCAGCGAACCCGGGCTTGCTGGGAATGTTCATCGACGAGGCGAGGGTCGCTGCCCGCCTCAATCACCCGAACGTCGTCCAGACGTACGAGGTGGTTCACGAAGAAGAGCGGGACATCATCGTCATGGAGTACCTGGACGGGTACCCGCTCAGCAAAGTCATCGCCCAAGGGCGAAAGCTGGGGTCGCAGCTTCCATTGTGGATGCATTACGAGGTGCTCATCCATGCGATGACCGGCCTGCACTATGCCCACGAAGCGAAGGACTTCGACGGCTCGGCGCTCAACCTAGTTCATCGGGATGTCTCGCCCCACAACATCTTCGTGACGTTTGATCGGCAGGTCAAAATCCTCGATTTTGGCATCGCCAAGGCGCGCACCTCGACCCACGAGACGGAGGTCGGCACCTTCAAGGGCAAGGTGCGCTACATGCCGGCCGAGCAACTCACGGGCAACAACGTGGATCGCCGGGCCGATGTCTTCGCGCTCGGGGTCGCCATCTGGGAGGCCGCCGTCGGCGAGCCGCTCTGGAGGGGCAAGAGCGACATCGAGGTGATGGGGGCCACCCTCGCGGGCGAAGTTCCCATGCCGCGCGACGTGAACCCCGACGTTCCCCACGCGATCGATCTCATCTGCCGCAAGGCGATGGCCCATCGCAAAGAGGACCGGTACCCCACCTGTCTCGATCTCCAGGCCGATCTCGAGGCGTACCTCGCTTCCCTACCCGGGGCGAAGGGTCTCAAGCCCATCGTCGGCTACATGCAGATGCTCTTCGCCGAGCCCCGGGCCGAACGCCAGGCGCTCATCGAGCGTCAGCTCGCCAAGGCCGAATTGCTCACCGGCGAGTACCCGCATTTGGGATCCACCTCGGCATCCCAGGTCGGGATCCTCCCGTCCATCCCGCTGATTTCCGCCGCGCGGAGCGAGAGCGATCCGCACCTTCCGGTGGGACAATCGCTCTACCCCGACCTGGCCTCGGCATCCGGCGCGACGATGAGTCGCTCCCGGGTCATGGCGCAGCAACCGCCGGGCCGGAACAAGATGGCCTTCCTCGCGCTGGGCGTGCTGGCCTTTGCCGGGCTCGTCGCCATATGGCTCCTTTTCGTGCGCAAGAACGAGCAGGTTGCCGACAAGGGCACGGGCAAAGCCTCCGCCACCGAGCAAAAGCTCCCCGCGACGGCGGAGATTTCGACGCAGGAGCCCAATGCGTTGAAGGTGACCGTTTTCGTCCGGGCCGAGCCAAGCAGCGCAAAGATCTATCTCGACGACAGCGTCACGGCGCTGGATGCGAACCCGCAGATTCTCTCGCTGGTGAAAAACTCGGTCCACACGATCCGAGCCGAGGCCAAGGGCTACGCGCCGAAAACCATCGGCATCACGTTGGAAGCCGACAAAGAGGCCCTCGTCGTGCTGGAGAAGGACAAGTCCGACGCCCCGTCGACGTGGTCCCGCCCTTCGCGCAGCAAGGGCGCAGCCTCCGCAGCCAAAGAGCCCGCGCCGTCCGTCGATCCGACGCCCTCGGCCCCTCCGGGCTTCCTCACCCTCGACACCTACCCGTGGACCCACGTCTCCGAGAACGGCAAGGTCCTGGGCCAAACGCCCATCGTGCACCTTACCCTACCCGCAGGCGACCACGTTCTCGTCCTCGAGAATCCGGAACAGGGCTTGAAGCAGACCTATCCGGTAACGATTAAGAGCGGCGAGACGCTCAATAAGCGTCTTGGGTTGAAATAG
- a CDS encoding macrolide 2'-phosphotransferase — protein MIETVQALLDAARQHGLELTADRDEFDKSGLDFLVVHAKDASGTCWVVRTPRRPELLETARLEGRALQLLAPKLPVAIPEWRIHADDVIAYPRLPGTPAVTLDASGAPQWHLDPSAPSELFLDSFAGALAALQSIDEAGARAAGIPTKPIDEARLALARSMDETRAALAPSDAIWARWHAWLENDGLWPDYLTLVHGDLHPGHMLLDAEGRLSGILDWTEACVTDPCIDFAMFFGCFGRRPLERLVERFAMWGGRTWPRLVDHAAERWASFPALVAEWALRTDNEAILEHARAHLASVTENMTQSQTNLARELQSDVDPTTMQSD, from the coding sequence ATGATCGAAACGGTTCAAGCCCTCCTCGATGCCGCCCGCCAGCATGGCCTCGAGCTCACGGCCGATCGCGACGAATTCGACAAGTCCGGGCTCGATTTTCTGGTGGTGCACGCCAAGGACGCATCGGGCACCTGCTGGGTGGTGCGCACGCCGCGTCGCCCGGAGCTTCTCGAGACCGCCCGCCTCGAAGGACGCGCACTGCAACTCCTCGCGCCGAAGCTGCCGGTGGCGATTCCCGAGTGGAGGATTCACGCCGACGACGTCATTGCGTATCCGCGTCTGCCGGGGACCCCCGCGGTCACCCTCGATGCATCCGGTGCGCCACAATGGCACCTCGATCCTTCGGCCCCGTCGGAGCTGTTCCTCGACTCGTTCGCCGGAGCGCTCGCCGCATTGCAAAGCATCGACGAGGCAGGTGCGCGGGCCGCCGGCATCCCGACCAAGCCCATCGACGAAGCCCGCCTGGCCCTCGCCCGGTCCATGGATGAAACGCGGGCCGCGCTTGCCCCGAGCGATGCCATTTGGGCACGCTGGCATGCCTGGTTGGAAAACGATGGCTTATGGCCGGATTACCTGACCTTGGTTCATGGCGACCTCCATCCGGGCCACATGCTCCTCGATGCCGAGGGACGTCTTTCGGGTATCCTCGATTGGACCGAAGCGTGCGTGACCGATCCTTGCATCGATTTTGCGATGTTCTTCGGCTGCTTCGGCCGCAGGCCCCTGGAACGGCTCGTGGAGCGATTCGCCATGTGGGGTGGGAGAACGTGGCCGCGGCTCGTCGACCATGCCGCGGAGCGCTGGGCATCGTTCCCCGCATTGGTGGCGGAGTGGGCATTGCGAACCGACAACGAAGCCATTTTGGAGCACGCACGAGCACATCTCGCGTCGGTGACGGAAAACATGACGCAAAGCCAGACCAACCTCGCACGCGAACTCCAATCCGACGTGGACCCCACGACAATGCAATCGGACTAA
- a CDS encoding O-methyltransferase yields MTNHSWAVVDEYIANALIPADAVLDATLKASVAAGLPEIQVSPAQGKFLHLLARIAGAKSILEVGTLGGYSTIWLARALPANGRLVTLEADAKHAEVARANFARAGLDKVIDLRLGLALETLPKIEAEKLGPFDLVFIDADKTNNVGYFDWALKLARRGTIIVVDNVVRQGAVVDATSTDAAVRGVRRLYERLSAEKRVSTTALQTVGIKGYDGFVLALVE; encoded by the coding sequence ATGACGAACCACTCGTGGGCTGTGGTGGATGAGTACATCGCGAACGCGCTGATTCCGGCCGACGCTGTGCTCGACGCCACGCTGAAGGCAAGTGTCGCGGCCGGTTTGCCCGAGATCCAGGTCTCGCCGGCGCAGGGGAAGTTTCTGCATCTGCTCGCGCGCATCGCGGGGGCGAAGTCCATTTTGGAGGTCGGCACGCTCGGCGGATACAGCACGATTTGGCTCGCGCGTGCGCTTCCCGCGAATGGGCGCCTCGTCACGTTGGAGGCCGATGCCAAGCACGCGGAGGTCGCTCGCGCGAATTTTGCGCGCGCCGGTCTCGACAAGGTCATCGACCTGCGGCTCGGCCTCGCGCTGGAGACGCTGCCGAAAATCGAGGCCGAGAAGCTGGGGCCGTTTGACCTGGTGTTCATCGACGCGGACAAGACGAACAACGTGGGCTACTTCGACTGGGCGCTGAAGCTCGCCCGCCGCGGCACCATCATCGTCGTCGACAACGTCGTGCGGCAGGGGGCCGTGGTCGATGCGACCAGTACGGACGCGGCCGTCCGCGGCGTGCGACGGCTGTACGAGCGCCTTTCTGCTGAAAAACGGGTGAGCACGACCGCATTGCAGACCGTCGGGATCAAGGGCTACGACGGGTTCGTGCTCGCGCTCGTCGAGTAG
- a CDS encoding MarR family transcriptional regulator: MPKVDRDVEELNEAVHALLLRMHVARLDLWSEKLTGIGYLDLHALSFAEEKPDHTLAEMREFLQVPQSTLTSIIDRLEKRDLLRRAIHPTDKRSFRIELTEKGTELQQEHHRVERMIMRRILDALPNGDDRGTFIKLFRKIASKV, from the coding sequence ATGCCCAAGGTCGATCGCGACGTCGAAGAGCTGAACGAAGCCGTGCATGCACTGCTCTTGCGCATGCACGTCGCCCGTTTGGATCTTTGGTCCGAGAAGCTTACCGGCATCGGCTACCTCGATTTGCACGCGCTGTCTTTCGCCGAGGAAAAACCCGACCACACCTTGGCGGAGATGCGGGAGTTTCTCCAAGTCCCGCAGAGCACCCTCACCAGCATCATCGATCGGCTCGAAAAACGGGACCTCCTGCGGCGGGCCATCCACCCGACGGACAAGAGATCCTTCCGCATCGAGCTGACCGAGAAAGGGACGGAGCTCCAGCAGGAGCACCATCGCGTCGAGCGCATGATCATGCGCCGCATCCTGGACGCGCTGCCCAACGGGGACGATCGCGGCACGTTCATCAAGTTGTTTCGCAAGATTGCGAGCAAAGTCTGA
- a CDS encoding winged helix DNA-binding domain-containing protein codes for MNNVHAMPAARKKVLGPRALNRALLERQMLLQRHELTATKALERLAGMQAQSPYAPYFGLWTRLTGFRPTALSALIEKRRAVRIALMRSTVHLVTARDCLAFRPIVGTVAMRALTVGTTYGRDIAGVDERELVATARALLEQQPRTLAELGELLRGRWPTYDAHALAYAVRLLVPLIQVPPRGVWGKGGQALCTTAESWLGRSFDRFDTEPARPDAMILRYLAAFGPASVRDAQIWSGLGKLQDAFERLRPRLRTFDSAEGRELFDLPDAPRPDPDTPAPPRFLPEYDNLLLSHAVRTHLIADEHRRHVYVANGMRPAVLVDGIVSATWKLTQTRRRASLAIASFVRLAKKDQAALEREGKALLDFAAPDAEHDVRFTKA; via the coding sequence ATGAATAATGTGCATGCCATGCCCGCGGCGCGAAAGAAAGTGCTCGGCCCGCGCGCGTTGAACCGCGCGCTTCTCGAGCGACAAATGCTGCTCCAGCGTCACGAGCTCACCGCCACCAAGGCGCTGGAACGGCTCGCCGGGATGCAGGCCCAGTCACCGTACGCGCCCTATTTCGGCTTGTGGACGCGCCTGACCGGCTTTCGGCCCACGGCCTTGTCGGCGCTCATCGAGAAACGCCGCGCGGTGCGCATCGCGCTGATGCGTTCCACGGTGCATCTGGTCACGGCGCGCGATTGCCTCGCCTTCCGCCCCATCGTCGGCACCGTGGCGATGCGTGCGCTCACCGTGGGCACGACGTACGGCCGCGACATTGCGGGCGTCGACGAGCGCGAGCTCGTGGCCACCGCGCGGGCGTTGCTCGAGCAACAACCTCGCACCTTGGCGGAACTGGGCGAGCTTTTGCGCGGCCGCTGGCCGACCTACGATGCGCACGCGCTCGCGTACGCCGTTCGCCTGCTCGTGCCGCTCATTCAGGTGCCTCCGCGCGGCGTCTGGGGCAAGGGTGGCCAGGCGCTCTGCACCACCGCCGAGTCCTGGCTCGGCCGCAGTTTCGATCGCTTCGACACGGAGCCGGCCCGCCCGGACGCGATGATCCTGCGCTACCTCGCCGCCTTCGGGCCCGCCAGCGTGCGCGATGCGCAGATCTGGTCGGGCCTCGGCAAGCTGCAGGACGCCTTCGAGCGCCTCCGCCCGCGGCTGCGCACCTTCGACAGCGCGGAAGGGCGCGAGCTGTTCGACCTCCCCGACGCGCCCCGCCCCGATCCCGACACCCCTGCCCCGCCCCGCTTCTTGCCCGAGTACGACAATCTGCTCTTGTCGCACGCCGTGCGCACGCACCTCATTGCCGACGAACACCGCCGGCACGTCTACGTGGCCAACGGCATGCGTCCCGCCGTGCTCGTCGACGGCATCGTGAGCGCCACCTGGAAGCTTACCCAAACCCGCCGCCGCGCCTCCCTCGCCATCGCTTCCTTCGTACGTCTGGCCAAAAAAGACCAAGCCGCCCTCGAACGCGAAGGCAAAGCCTTGCTCGACTTCGCCGCCCCCGACGCCGAACACGACGTCCGATTCACCAAGGCCTAG